Proteins encoded by one window of Microplitis mediator isolate UGA2020A chromosome 1, iyMicMedi2.1, whole genome shotgun sequence:
- the LOC130678171 gene encoding probable WRKY transcription factor protein 1, whose amino-acid sequence MRNPGLRLVGLTTSPSGGGVFGTRAEEELRHWLESRLDALGIDPVAYSRFVLSLLRRPPDSALSPLDEDIDFAVVNNRATAGGGSSTGARRHLNYRVRPRARISGDRDQRRAVVQCLTNAADQKCGVEPLVDELCAKLRNLEGSSGSTNDTSDTEKEESKRKNLESVNNIKFETLTPRDKALRYYAAFPALQPATPKKNNNNNNNNNNNNSNNSNNYNHNNNNINNNNNNKNNNNNHKKDKTYSATNTINNLNKKNFNNKNKKNEKKRKPKMSIRTIDRKEDKETFGFAKSMERERDKERELEMDKIKLAQLQAKFDESLEALWDSGPGNAGDTASIWAAPSLSIPSGPLWPVDPTELLILPIINDDDDDDNGIADHHDNNSIMSCKKIIDSCNNTSYYYDNNYHHHHNNDDDNTVVDETIIPWDIGIIGVSKFIDDSKDKIDYNLNWSDYGGDGPWNWKDLGNNLITIDNPKINSFYSSPHDDINLIIKQQRQQQQQQQQHQQYDYKEKLNNLKNEIDIDTKINNDANNIVAVVNNDAGGRNIEDLKINNEQEQKQKVDNDNKVIEVIGDKEQLGIDIKSKDDAGKIEKVKEEEQEEEEDLLTSARTHFRPIKDDGNWADGTTFPVNNNYELVNYRRSSSGNILYLPNDDNPYMEYHETIITPSVSSSAATGTTDGDKETAIKTFTLKFRVKQCDKSIQTDPIRSPVKRRIIAETNHHFYYSKLIHDHDDDDDDGDDGDDDDDEDEEDDDNNTDNNDDDNDNILTKESYDTEKDSFMLDRKHWIQPSLSILNDRKRRHSSSFNCRPLAALRPLTL is encoded by the exons ATGAGGAATCCGGGCCTACGTTTAGTCGGGCTTACGACGTCACCAAGTGGTGGCGGCGTATTTGGCACACGGGCCGAGGAGGAGTTGCGACATTGGCTTGAATCACGCTTGGATGCATTGGGTATAGACCCGGTTGCGTACTCGCGTTTTGTACTTAGCCTACTACGTCGCCCCCCCGACTCGGCCCTGAGTCCTCTCGACGAAGACATTGACTTTGCTGTCGTAAATAATCGTGCTACTGCTGGCGGAGGAAGTAGTACTGGAGCACGTCGACATTTAAATTATCGTGTCAGACCAAGGGCCCGGATATCTGGTGATCGTGATCAGCGACGTGCTGTTGTTCAATGTCTTACAAATGCTGCTGATCAg aaatgtGGAGTTGAACCATTGGTTGATGAATTGTGTGCAAAATTACGCAATCTCGAAGGTAGCAGTGGGTCTACAAATGATACTAGTGACACTGAAAAAGAAgaaagtaaaagaaaaaatttagaaagtgttaataatattaaatttgagaCCTTAACACCTCGTGATAAAGCGTTAAGATATTACGCAGCTTTTCCAGCCTTACAGCCTGCCACcccaaagaaaaataataataataataataataataataataataatagtaataatagtaataattataatcataataataataatattaataacaataataataataaaaataacaataataaccaCAAGAAAGATAAGACCTACAGTGCCACCAATacgattaataatttgaataaaaaaaatttcaacaataaaaataaaaagaacgaAAAGAAAAGGAAACCTAAAATGTCCATT AGAACAATTGATCGTAAAGAAGATAAAGAAACATTTGGATTCGCAAAATCAATGGAACGTGAACGTGATAAGGAACGTGAATTAGAaatggataaaataaaattggcaCAGCTGCAAGCTAAATTTGATGAAAGTCTTGAGGCACTTTGGGATAGTGGACCGGGTAATGCTGGTGATACTGCGTCAATATGGGCAGCTCCATCATTATCAATACCATCGGGTCCATTGTGGCCCGTTGATCCAACAGAATTATTGATTTTACCCATTATcaatgatgatgacgatgatgataaTGGTATTGCTGATCATCATGATAACAATAGTATTATgagttgcaaaaaaataattgatagttgTAATAATACATCATATTATTACGacaataattatcatcatcatcataataatgatgatgataatacaGTTGTTGATGAAACTATTATTCCATGGGACATTGGTATTATTGGtgttagtaaatttattgatgattctaaagataaaattg attataatttaaattggtCTGATTATGGAGGCGATGGACCATGGAATTGGAAAGATCTTGGCAATAATTTGATAACAATTGATAAtcctaaaataaattcattctaTTCATCTCCGCAcgatgatattaatttaataataaaacaacaacggcaacaacaacaacaacaacagcagcatcAACAATAtgattacaaagaaaaattaaataatttaaaaaatgaaattgatatcgatactaaaattaataatgacgCTAATAATATTGTCGCTGTTGTCAATAATGATGCTGGTGGTCGTAACATTGaggatttgaaaataaataatgagcaagaacaaaaacaaaaagttgacaatgataataaaGTAATTGAAGTTATTGGAGATAAAGAACAATTAGGAATTGATATTAAAAGTAAAGATGATGCTGGTAAAATAGAAAAAGTTAAAGAAGAAGagcaagaagaagaagaagatttATTGACATCAGCGCGTACTCATTTTCGTCCAATAAAAGATGACGGTAATTGGGCTGATGGTACAACATTTCctgtcaataataattatgaattagttaattatCGTCGTTCATCATCTggtaatatattatatctacCAAATGATGATAATCCATACATGGAATATCATGAAACAATAATAACACCATCAGTATCATCATCAGCAGCAACTGGTACCACTGATGGAGATAAAGAAACAGCAATTAAAacttttacattaaaatttcGTGTTAAACAGTGTGATAAATCAATACAAACAGATCCCATTAGATCACCAGTTAAACGTCGGATTATTGCTGAGActaatcatcatttttattatagtaaattgataCATGATCacgacgatgatgatgatgatggtgatgatggtgatgatgatgatgatgaagacgaagaagatgatgataataatactgataataatgatgatgataatgataatatattaaCAAAAGAATCTTATGATACTGAGAAAGATTCTTTTATGTTAGACCGGAAGCATTGGATCCAACCAAGTTTATCAATTCTTAACGATAGGAAACG gagacACAGCAGTAGTTTCAATTGTCGTCCATTGGCTGCTTTACGCCCATtgacactttaa
- the LOC130678172 gene encoding mitochondrial proton/calcium exchanger protein, producing the protein MNTIVYNKTINAVNSNLIRRCYRTEHRYLNRKLLHPSITKLPYTCTFPPPSSTYNLQNPPASLPFSLNTLQIRDFHLFSPLGAQEPSSKVEETVKSLKEDQEAKEKSLAATEADKSVIQKRTLWQKVKAEAIHYYHGFRLLGLDIKIASKLVVRLLTGHELTRREHRLLVKTTGDVFRLIPFSVFLIVPFMEFLLPFFIKFFPGMLPSTFQTADHKENKLKQSLKVKIEMAKFLQKTLDEMAVQSSDHRSVKAKEFSEFFNKLRSTGGVASNHDILKFSKLFEDEITLDSLSREQLVALCRLLDLQTLGTSNFLRFLLRMKLRNLAADDRVIEKEGVETLTRAELQQACRARGMRAYGMPENKLREQLNQWLDLSIHQKVPPSLLLLSRALYIPDTMPMSDKLKATISALPDDVLARTKGAIGDKEGKVDHKTNIEIIKLEEKKIEEERQEQKAKETPEPVVVEKVDEITTTDVKVLEQALDSIGQEKKMAVEKEELKELKEEMAEYVEDIQELNDMKAEAMKDGGSEIEDLKVSKGANRLYKKVNKMISKMDKVLEELEVEEKQVKQKIEGMKQSEDKIQGDVEEELVQIDELIGAIKKIQSVPDEEKLNRMQEILGEIDVDRDGAIKIEDVLKVIELIGKEDVKLNKKQLNEIINLMEKEEVLELEDQIQKALLKESKELKEKISSSSQSTVPATPVTKPDKLPSEEFVNEIPKISVKATDVASDIESSQSVKNKPTTNKLSDPEELKDPAPIIKDSLDHKTLSSTPPVTSTVPPPKPAKKIKGSKQL; encoded by the exons ATGAATACCATCGTATataataaaactataaatgcAGTTAATTCTAACCTCATACGAC gatGTTACCGTACAGAGCACAGGTATCTAAATCGCAAACTTCTTCACCCTTCGATAACAAAATTACCTTACACGTGTACTTTCCCTCCCCCCTCGTCGACATACAATTTACAAAATCCACCAGCTTCTCTTCCTTTCTCCTTGAACACCCTCCAGATCCGTGATTTCCATCTGTTTTCACCTCTCGGTGCTCAAGAACCCTCGTCGAAGGTTGAAGAAACAGTTAAAAGTCTTAAAGAAGATCAAGAAGCCAAAGAAAAATCACTTGCAGCTACTGAGGCAGATAAATCGGTTATTCAAAAACGTACTCTCTGGCAAAAAGTAAAAGCTGAAGcaattcattattatcatgGGTTTCGTCTTCTTGgtcttgatattaaaatagCTAGTAAATTAGTCGTGCGTTTATTGACAGGTCATGAATTAACGCGACGTGAACATCGTCTTCTTGTTAAAACAACCGGTGATGTGTTTAGATTGATTCCATTTTccgtttttttaattgtcccatttatggaatttttattaccattttttataaaattttttcctggtATGTTGCCATCAACATTTCAAACAGCCGAccataaagaaaataaacttaaaCAATCATTGAAAGTTAAAATAGAAATGgctaaatttttacaaaaaactcTTGATGAAATGGCCGTACAATCATCCGATCATCGTTCAGTTAAAGCTAAagaattttcagaatttttcaataaattacgTTCTACTGGTGGTGTTGCATCAAATCatgatatattaaaattttcaaaattatttgaagatgAAATAACACTTGATTCATTATCACGTGAACAATTAGTTGCACTGTGTCGTCTTTTAGATCTTCAAACGTTAGGTACCAGTAACtttttacgatttttattgagaatgaaattaagaaatttagcTGCTGATGATAGAGTTATTGAGAAAGAAGGTGTTGAAACTTTAACAAGAGCCGAATTGCAACAAGCATGCCGTGCACGTGGTATGAGAGCATACGGAATGCCAGAAAACAAATTACGTGAACAATTAAATCAATGGTTAGATTTAAGTATTCATCAAAAAGTACCACCGTCATTGCTGTTGCTTTCAAGAGCTCTCTATATACCGGACACCATGCCTATGTCTGATAAACTCAAAGCAACTATTTCAGCATTACCTGATGATGTCCTTGCAAGAACCAAAGGTGCTATTGGTGATAAAGAGGGTAAAGTTGATCATAAAACCAacattgaaattataaaactcGAAGAGAAGAAAATCGAAGAAGAAAGACAGGAACAAAAAGCTAAGGAAACACCGGAACCTGTTGTTGTTGAGAAGGTTGATGAGATAACGACCACTGATGTTAAAGTACTGGAGCAAGCTCTAGATTCTATTggccaagagaaaaaaatggcCGTCGAGAAAGAAGAGTTGAAGGAATTGAAGGAAGAAATGGCTGAGTATGTTGAGGACATCCAGGAATTGAATGACATGAAAGCGGAGGCTATGAAAGATGGTGGCAGTGAAATTGAGGATTTGAAGGTCTCCAAGGGTGCTAATAGATTGTACAAGAAGGTCAATAAAATGATTAGCAAAATGGACAAGGTGTTGGAAGAATTGGAGGTTGAAGAGAAACAAGTTAAGCAAAAGATTGAGGGTATGAAACAGAGTGAGGATAAAATTCAAGGTGATGTAGAAGAGGAACTGGTCCAGATTGATGAACTTATTGGGGCAATAAAGAAGATTCAGAGTGTCCCAGATGAAGAGAAGTTGAATAGGATGCAGGAAATTTTGGGAGAGATTGATGTTGACAGAGATGGTGCTATTAAGATTGAGGATGTCCTCAAG gtAATTGAACTAATTGGTAAAGAAGACGTTAAACTGaacaaaaaacaattgaatgaaataataaatcttatgGAAAAAGAAGAAGTACTTGAACTCGAAGATCAAATACAAAAAGCTCTACTTAAAGAAAGTAAAGAATTAAAGGAAAAGATTAGTAGCAGTAGTCAATCAACTGTACCAGCGACACCAGTAACTAAACCAGACAAATTGCCATCCGAAGAATTTGTTAATGAAATACCCAAGATTTCAGTAAAAGCGACAGATGTTGCCAGTGATATCGAGTCATCACAGtcagttaaaaataaacccacaacaaataaattaagtgaTCCAGAAGAACTTAAAGACCCAGCGCCAATAATTAAAGATTCACTTGATCATAAAACATTATCATCAACACCGCCCGTAACATCGACAGTACCGCCACCGAAACcagctaaaaaaataaaaggttCTAAACAActatga
- the LOC130678174 gene encoding uncharacterized protein LOC130678174 — protein sequence MLQAVRLLTELARPVDYRRDNSDMDPRQQLQQNNNQQQQQPHHQQVVGPENSILFREIYKNGWLRKTIKTDNKETNRYWVAFCVHDDVEPRLEGFIDQKQATTHSPVWANSLRNIQHLSPTLCATSRHDYEFCINFSDDRVLRLAAPTYSAMLEWVQIITRKLTDMKILKPKENLYSRGPERIATRDPTSPLPPPPLPSGSWISQSTNDPPSVPSISSTSTPSSSSSVLSVDQQNSSIFTFEDISLDDRRSRPSQSRLRSLSSSPHVIPTPAPAPTPASSIDEDTSYENIFMASSYPLPTNITEESRTNEISVPTIQSNVSQEPSTDQYAALIECRSSGTPEPHLPSVSSLSSISASAGISSASSSSSSSSSSSTRTVQRSTPGSTSLASLAAGPSSLASSSPGPSSLASLSPGPSLLASTSSSGSSLLASTSPGPSLLPPASSGPSLIASTSSGPSILVSKSPVPSIPSSNPTRQLTLREKQIAQLKREMTHRAGVRLQLGRRDCKDSIAFVDTFGSIWVAGWKCREHPLLYNVLHVGDMVISVAGVVPNSASAIRDILKGITTPRVEVIVRRLPYARAMILTKRTDNEDFGLEVNGNELSGVSGVAINAGLSPLADATDPTATTGSNTTWTITEVNNRPLNMFDSCASDRLKAIGRDISIVVQPTDLIASLRNKLRAMRSYKSFILQ from the exons atgcttCAGGCAGTACGATTATTAACAGAATTAGCACGACCAGTTGATTATCGTCGTGATAATAGTGATATGGATCCACGTCAACAATTACagcaaaataataatcagcaacagcagcagccTCATCATCAGCAAGTAGTAGGACCtgaaaattcaatattatttcgagaaatatataaaaatggttggttaagaaaaacaattaaaacagATAATAAAGAAACAAATCGTTATTGGGTTGCATTTTGTGTTCATGATGATGTTGAGCCGAGGTTAGAAGGTTTTATTGATCAGAAACAAGCAACAACTCATTCCCCTGTTTGGGCAAATTCATTGAGAAATATTCAACATTTATCACCAACACTTTGTGCTACATCAAGACATGACTATgaattttgtattaatttttctgatgACCGGGTACTGAGACTCGCAGCCCCAACTTACTCGGCAATGCTAGAATGGGTACAAATAATTACAAGGAAACTTACGGATATGAAAATACTAAAGCCTAAAGAAAATCTTTATTCGAGAGGTCCTGAAAGAATCGCCACCAGGGATCCTACTAGTCCGTTGCCGCCACCACCTTTGCCTTCtgg ATCATGGATATCTCAATCTACGAATGATCCTCCCTCAGTGCCAAGTATTTCAAGCACAAGTACCCCATCATCCTCCTCATCAGTGTTATCTGTCGATCAACAAAATTCATCAATATTCACTTTCGAGGACATAAGTCTCGACGATCGTCGATCGCGCCCAAGTCAATCACGTCTAAGATCTCTGAGCTCAAGTCCTCACGTAATTCCAACACCTGCACCAGCACCAACTCCTGCATCAAGTATCGACGAAGACACCAGctacgaaaatatattcatggCCTCATCATATCCATTACCAACCAACATAACCGAAGAATCACGTACCAATGAAATATCTGTGCCAACAATCCAAAGTAATGTCTCTCAAGAGCCATCGACTGACCAATACGCAGCATTGATAGAGTGCCGTAGCTCAGGAACACCAGAGCCACATCTTCCAAGTGTCTCAAGTCTATCAAGTATCTCAGCATCAGCAGGAATTTCTTCAGCGTCatcatcttcatcatcatcaagtTCATCTAGCACAAGAACTGTACAAAGATCAACACCTGGATCAACTTCATTGGCTTCATTAGCAGCTGGGCCAAGTTCATTAGCTTCATCATCACCTGGACCAAGTTCATTAGCTTCATTATCACCTGGACCAAGTTTACTGGCTTCAACTTCATCATCTGGATCAAGTCTCTTAGCTTCTACATCACCTGGACCAAGTCTCCTACCCCCAGCATCATCCGGACCAAGTCTCATAGCTTCAACATCATCTGGACCAAGTATATTAGTTTCTAAATCACCTGTACCCAGTATTCCATCATCAAATCCAACACGACAATTAACACTACGCGAAAAACAAATAGCTCAACTAAAACGTGAAATGACACATCGAGCTGGTGTACGACTACAACTAGGAAGACGTGATTGTAAAGACAGTATTGCTTTTGTTGATACTTTTGGATCCATCTG ggTCGCCGGATGGAAATGTCGTGAGCATCCATTACTTTATAATGTTCTACATGTTGGTGACATGGTAATAAGTGTAGCTGGAGTTGTACCAAATAGCGCAAGTGCTATCCGAGATATTCTTAAGGGCATCACAACACCTAGa GTTGAAGTGATAGTCCGTCGTCTACCTTACGCCCGCGCAATGATACTAACTAAGCGTACGGACAATGAGGATTTTGGTTTAGAGGTTAATGGTAATGAATTATCTGGAGTTAGTGGGGTTGCAATAAATGCCGGACTGTCACCTCTTGCTGATGCAACAGATCCTACAGCAACAACTGGATCTAATACGACCTGGACAATAACAGAGGTTAATAATCGTCCATTAAATATGTTTGATAGCTGTGCTAGTGATCGGCTCAAAGCTATCGGTAGAGATATTTCTATTGTTGTACAACCTACTGATCTTATTGCGTCATTACGCAATAAATTACGTGCAATGCGTAGCTATAAGAGTTTTATTTTAcagtga